The DNA segment CCGAAGGGGTCCTCAACGACACCCCCACCGCCAATGCCATCTGGGAGAACCTTCCTCTGACCGGCAAGGCGAACATTTGGGGAGACGAGATCTATTTCGCAACCCCGGTCAAGGAGGGATTGGAACCGACTGCCAAAGAGGTCGTGGAGAAGGGGGATCTGGGATATTGGCCTCCCGGCCGAGCTTTCTGCATCTTCTTCGGGCCTACCCCAGCCAGCACCGGAGCCGAGATCCGACCCGCGAGCGCGGTCAACATCATCGGTCGCGTCGAGGGGGACCCCACCGTCTTCAAAAAGGTCAAAGAGGGGGCCCGGGTTCAGATTGACCCCGCCTGACCACTTATCAAGAGGCCGACCCACCCGCCAGTGAATTGGGAAAAACGTTTCCCTTCTGCGAGGGATCGGCTAGAATATTATCCTGAGGGCACGAACGGCATATGCGTTCAAGTTGGCATCTCTCGCAGAAGACGGTCTCGCAGGCGTATGCCCTTGTCTCTCCCGTATACGATCTCGTCTTCAACCGGATCTTTTATCCCGGGCGGGTCGAGGCCATCAAGGTCTTGGAACCCGGCCCGGAGGATCGGATCCTCGAGGTAGGGATCGGTACCGGTCTCAACCTTCCCCTGTACCCCCATTACCACCGACTGGTGGGGATGGATCTCTCCGGGCAGATGCTCCGAAAGGCCCAAGCGCGAATCTGCGAGCTCAACGCTCCCCACGTCAGTCTCACCGTAATGGATGCTATGCGAATGGGCTTCGCGGAAAATGCGTTTGATCACGTCCTCGCTACTTACGTCATTAGCGTCGTCCCGGATCCGACCCAGGTCCTTCAGGAGATCAAGCGGGTATGCCGGCCGAAGGGCCACATCGTCATTCTGAACCACTTCAAGAGTGAGCATCCGGTCATGGGACGGCTCGAAGGATTGATGGCCCCCATCCTCACCCGAACGGGTCTGTTCAAACCGGACCTTCAACTTACCCCGCTCCTGGAGCAAGTAGGTCTCATCCCGGATCAGATTCAGCGTGTCAACCTGTTCAGCGGGTGGCGGCTGATCCGGTGCATCAACGCCAAGGAGACGTCCCCAGAGGTCGGGCCAATCGAAGGAGGTACAGATGGCTTATAGCTTCTCCTCAAGGCGCTTAGTCCTGCTTCTCTCTCTCCTATTCTTGGGCACCACTCTGGTCCTCGGCCACGCCCAAGAGGGCGGAAAGCTCCAGGAAATGGAGGTGCTGGGAGTGACAGCCGATGGTCGTGGGCAGCCACGCATCCTGCTGCGCAGCAAGAGCGACAAACGCGGGCTGACCATGGTCATTGGCCAGTTCGAGGCGGTAGGAATTGCGCTCCCCTTGGAAGGGGTGACCCCGCCCCGCCCTTACACCCACGACCTGATCCTGGACCTCTTCCGTCGTTTCGATATCACGTTGGTCAGGGCGGTGATAACGGAATTGAAAGAGAACACCTATTACGCCAACCTTGTCCTCCAAGTGGACGGACGTGAGGTGCTCGTCGACTCCCGACCGAGCGACGCCGTCGCCCTGGCTCTGCGAATTGACGCACCGATTTGGGCGACAGAAACGGTCCTCGAGTCACAACCGTCAGGGGCACAACCGTGACCCAAGACTGGCAGTACCCCCGGAGCCTCCCTGGGAATTCAGATCAGTCCTGCTGATATCCATCCGCCCTTGCTCGAGTCCTCGATCCAGTGATCCTGCTCTTCCGGCCCGGGGGGACCTGTGTGGCCCCGAAGAGGGACGGTAACCGACACAAGAGCCCATGGCCCGGGTACACCTCATCACAGGTCGTCCAGGTGTGGGGAAGACGTCCCTGCTCCTCTCCCTTCTAAAGACTCTCCCTGGGAAGAAGGGAGGGTTTTACACGCGGGAGATCCGCGAAGGGGGACAGCGGGTCGGGTTTCAGGTCACCGATCTCGCCGGTCCCGAAGGGGTCCTGGCCCACGTCAGATTTGCGGGACCGCCTCGGCTCGGACGGTACGGGGTCGACCTCAAGACCTTCGAAGCCATCGGGGTCCAAGCCGTCATCCGCGCCTTACAGGATGCGGACCTCATTATCATCGACGAGATTGGCAAAATGGAGCTTTATTCTTCCCTCTTCGAGATGTCACTCTTCAAAGTCCTGGAGGCCCCGCAACCCTTCCTGGCCACGATCCTCGCAAAGGCCCACCCGGTCGCGGACCGGATCAAGGCCCACCCGGAGGTGCGGCTGCATCAGCTTACCTCGAGCAACGGACAGAAGGTCGCCCACGTGATCACGATGGATCTCTGCCGGCAGCTTGGAAGATGAGGCCGGGACTCGCCAAGGGTTGATTCCTGTTGACGTAACCCGTGTGCTTGGGTAGAGTAAAAAAGATTGATTTTTGAGGAGCAGAGATGGCAACACGGCACTTCAATGTCGAAGACGCCAATGCCCTTCTCCCAGAGCTTCGGGTCATCCTGGAGCACTTCGAGGCCCGGCGTCGGGAACTAGAGGAACGACAGCAGGCCCTGGAGGCGATCCGCCAACAGGCTGGCGAAAACGGCCATCGACTGGCCGGAGAGGAATTCCAGCGCCTGAAACGAGAGACCGAGTTCATCCTGGAAGAATGCAGCACCGCGATCAAGAAGATTGAGGCTCTTGGATGCCTCCTCAAGGACCCCCAGCTGGATCTGATCGATTTTCCCTCCATGCGAGACGGCCAGGAGGTCTTCCTGTGTTGGAAGCCGGATGAGGCAGAGGTGGGGTTCTGGCACGGCCTGACCGAAGGCTTCGCAGGACGAAAGCCGATCGGGTCCCATTCTTCCTCCTGACCTATTCCACGGCCGGGTCCGGAATATCCCCCTTGACAAAGGAGGATACCGGTGCTAACAAAAAAAACGCCTCCCAACACCACAGAGGATCCATGTAGCTCTTGGGTGGGGACAAATCCCTTGTACAGGCAATGGGTTTCAGCCGAGGGAACGAATGTCCCCTCCCTTTCTCAGGCTTTCCCCGAGAAGGGTAACCCGGACGGGGGGCCGCGCATTCCACCGGAATTTTCTCTCTTTATCGAATGCGGAAAGGGAGCAGGACCCCTCTCTGCCTATCCTCCTGCGCTGGCACCTCTGCCCGAGGTTGTGAAGCTCTACGCCGAAATGCTCGGAGTCCCCTTCTGGTTTCTGGGGAGCCAGAGCCGATACTCGAAACCGTTGAGAGGCGAGGCTCTTTACCTGCATCATTTCGCCCTCCCCACCCCTCCCGTCCTGTTCGGGATTTGGCCCCGCATTCCACCTAACCGCCTCTCTTTCGTTTTCGGACATCCCGTCGCTCCGGCAGCCCAACAGGCTTTCCCTGCCGGCTCGCAAATCGGCCGAGGACAGATCCTGAGAGATCAGGAAGGGCGAGCCGTAGAAGAGATCGTTAGCGGGAACATCTACATCCTCTTTAATCTCCTCGGTCAGGACGGAGAACTCCGGTCTCTCCTTCTGCGGCGGCTGCTCGACCTCAGTCTTCCCCGGCTCCTGAAAGAACTCACCTCTCTGTCCCCCCTCGGGCTCGACCCCCTCCAGACTGCCCTCGAGACTCTCCAACACGAAACAGATGTTCTGGCGGCCACCTGGGATCGGCAGTGCCAGGCGGAGGTCCGTCACGCCTACCTCCAGGAATGCCGGAGCCGCGTCCAGAATGAAAAAACCTTCTTGGAACAGGAAATGCAATTTGCTGAGGATAACCTGGAAGAGTATGGCCGCCGGATCACAGCCGAGACCCGCCGGCTCCACGCCTACCAGCAGCGTCTCACCACCCTCCGGGGCACCCCGTCAGCGCCTGAGCAACACCTGAAGGATCTGGATCAGCTCAAAGAGCTCCCCGAGGTCCGGGAGGTGCATATCCACGATGGCCTGATCACGGTGTTCACCAATCCCCTCCAGGCAGAGTATGGGGGCCATGAGTTTCACCTGGGAAGCTTCCGGATGGAAATTTCCTTCGCTGGAGATATTCGGATCCGAAACCTGACCAACGCGCTCGGGGCCTACGACCACCCCCATATTTACGAGGGCCGTCCCTGTCTCGGCAACATCCGGGAAGGCGTCGCCAAAATGATTGGCGAATACCAATTTGTCGCCGCGCTCTTTGTCCTCCTCGACTTTTTGAAGACGATCAACCCCAAGGATTGGCGGATTCCGATCCTGTACTGGCAGGAGGTGGATTCGTGACAGCCGACCAGACCATGGAGTTCCTGCGACAGCTGGATCTGGTGAGTCCGGACACCTTAGACCTTCCAATCCACCTCATCGGCTGCGGCGGGATCGGTTCCTTCACCGCCCTCGTCCTTTCCAAGATGGGCGTGCAACACCTCCATCTGTACGACCCCGACGGGATTGAGGAGCATAACCTGCCGAACCAACTGTTTCGCTTAAGGGACGTGGGGCGGTCGAAGGTCGAGGCTCTCCAAGAGATCCTCCAAGAATTTGCCGGAACTCCGGTCGAGGTCCAACCGGTCGAGGTGGAGGCCCAGCGCATGGCAGGGGTTGTGATCTCGGGAGTCGACAGCATGCGGGCACGGAAAGCGATTTGGCTACGATCCATCCGGTACCGCGCCGGCGTCCTGAGATACCTGGATGCCAGAATGGGTGGAGAGGTGGCCCGGATTTATGCCGTGAATCCCACCGACCCCGGCGATATCCGATTTTACGAAAAGAGCCTCTACGATGACGAGGAGACAGAGGCCCTTCCCTGCACGGCAGCTGCCATCGTTTACAGTGGCTTTGCCATCGCGAGCCTCATCGGTAATCTGGTCAAGCGGTTAGCGACCGGTGAGGATCTGCCCCGCGAGATCCTCTTCGATCTTAAGACCCTGACTCTACTCACCAGCTCAAACGAGCGATGCTAAAGAAAGGAGTGAAACCATGACGACGGGACTCTTGGAAAAGGAACAGACGGTTGCCGTGAAGGTGGTCATGATGGGGAAGAATGTCACCACCTTCGTTGGAAAAAACCCTCTTTCCCTCGGCGAGCTTTTGCAAGAGGTGGGGACCAACGGGAATACGGAAGTGCGGGTCAACGGCGTCGCCGTCGATAAGAGCCACCCGCTGGCCAGCGGGGACATGGTCCTCATCGTCCCCAAGATCCGCGGCGGCTAACCATTCATCGCCCACGGCCCCTATGAGCACGGCCCGCCGCCTCTGGTGAGGGGTGTAAGAGGGAGAGAAGCGGGGGGCTGCTGAGGGCGGAGATTCCGCAACGACCGCGGCTCAGTAGGGCTCGATGTAGCTCCGGTGACACTGACGACAGGTCCGCACGAGCCGCGTGAGGTGCGGCTGGACCTCAGCCAGCGTCCCATGACGGGCCGACGCCGCAAGGCCCTCTGCTGCCTTTTTGAGTTTCAGAGCCAAGTCCTCGAACGCGTGGAACTCCTCGCGGATCGCTGGCTGTGCTCGGCTGGGAGGGTGAAAACTGTCGGGGGGAAACAGCGTGGAGAGGCAGGCGGCCTGCACTGCTATTCGTGTTGCTCCCTGCTCCACTGCTCCGCCGTCTCCCCGGGCCAACCCATCCCATATCGCTTGAAGGTCATCCCCGATCGCGCGCATGAGGGCCTGCCGTTCATCGATCACGCCTGCGGATCCCTGCGCCGCCATCAGAAAACTGATAAACAAAAAGGCCCCAGGACCCACCCACGTTCCCTCACGCGTGATTCCTCCGCCCACTAGGAGGCGCCAGCCAGATCAGTTTCTTCTCCGAAACGAGCGTCGAGGTGATCTCCACCAAGAGGACGGCAAGGAGGAGCTCCTTCAAGGGCTGAGAGATATCATACTTTTGCATGTGTTCCTTGGCAATCTGCTCCGCCTGGCGTTGATCCGGAAGCCCCCACGGAAAACCGGAGAACAGTTCTTCGAGATCCGCCTTGAGAACGATCCTCCCCTCCTCCCTCAAGTGATAGATGGCCAGGAGGAACAGGGTCTCGCTGATCACCCCTCGATCCTCCTCTGAGACATCGTAGTGTTGAAAGATCTTATCCCCGACAAATAGGGCCATCTGAAACTCGTGCTCGGTGTACCCCCGCCAGCCCCTCTCTGTCATGGAAACCTCCAGAAACAGATCACAGTCCTACGTCGTTTTGGATGGAGAGAAACTGCGTGCATCTTAGCAACTCCCCAAGACGTGGGCAAATTTTTTCCTCCTTTTCCCTTGCGAGGTAAAAACCAGAGCGCATGGATGGTAAGCGACGACCTAGACTACGATCTCGCGCCGAAGCACGGGAGGACCTGTCTCGACGAGGAATCGGTACTCAGCTCCTTGGGCGAGTTTCAGGCGGGCCTAATGATGTACAAGGGAAAACGAAAGCCCTCGGGGATGGCGAATTCTATCGAGAACTTCTTCCGTGGCGATGCCCCCACTCCGGTCGCTTTCCTCGGGCCTTCCCCCTGCGGGTCGGCCACTTGTGTTGGACGGCCGGTTCTGCCCCGCCCCGTGAAGGGCCGAGCGGCTGGACCCTTTCCAGCTCAAACGCCGGCTGGCCGCAGACCTGGCAATGGACGACCGGCGGATTCTCCCAAGGATTAGGGATGTAGAGGACCTCGATGTTTGCCTGGTCCAGCCAGGTCGGGTCTACCTGTCGGGAGAGGCATCGCCGGTTCGGGCAGCGCAACTGTGAGAGGTTCTCCTGGAAATCGGCGACCGTCATGG comes from the Candidatus Methylomirabilota bacterium genome and includes:
- a CDS encoding cyclophilin-like fold protein; translated protein: MSQKILIKAGNVTTEGVLNDTPTANAIWENLPLTGKANIWGDEIYFATPVKEGLEPTAKEVVEKGDLGYWPPGRAFCIFFGPTPASTGAEIRPASAVNIIGRVEGDPTVFKKVKEGARVQIDPA
- a CDS encoding methyltransferase domain-containing protein — its product is MRSSWHLSQKTVSQAYALVSPVYDLVFNRIFYPGRVEAIKVLEPGPEDRILEVGIGTGLNLPLYPHYHRLVGMDLSGQMLRKAQARICELNAPHVSLTVMDAMRMGFAENAFDHVLATYVISVVPDPTQVLQEIKRVCRPKGHIVILNHFKSEHPVMGRLEGLMAPILTRTGLFKPDLQLTPLLEQVGLIPDQIQRVNLFSGWRLIRCINAKETSPEVGPIEGGTDGL
- a CDS encoding bifunctional nuclease family protein; amino-acid sequence: MAYSFSSRRLVLLLSLLFLGTTLVLGHAQEGGKLQEMEVLGVTADGRGQPRILLRSKSDKRGLTMVIGQFEAVGIALPLEGVTPPRPYTHDLILDLFRRFDITLVRAVITELKENTYYANLVLQVDGREVLVDSRPSDAVALALRIDAPIWATETVLESQPSGAQP
- a CDS encoding NTPase; protein product: MARVHLITGRPGVGKTSLLLSLLKTLPGKKGGFYTREIREGGQRVGFQVTDLAGPEGVLAHVRFAGPPRLGRYGVDLKTFEAIGVQAVIRALQDADLIIIDEIGKMELYSSLFEMSLFKVLEAPQPFLATILAKAHPVADRIKAHPEVRLHQLTSSNGQKVAHVITMDLCRQLGR
- a CDS encoding DUF2203 domain-containing protein, whose amino-acid sequence is MATRHFNVEDANALLPELRVILEHFEARRRELEERQQALEAIRQQAGENGHRLAGEEFQRLKRETEFILEECSTAIKKIEALGCLLKDPQLDLIDFPSMRDGQEVFLCWKPDEAEVGFWHGLTEGFAGRKPIGSHSSS
- a CDS encoding ThiF family adenylyltransferase, with amino-acid sequence MTADQTMEFLRQLDLVSPDTLDLPIHLIGCGGIGSFTALVLSKMGVQHLHLYDPDGIEEHNLPNQLFRLRDVGRSKVEALQEILQEFAGTPVEVQPVEVEAQRMAGVVISGVDSMRARKAIWLRSIRYRAGVLRYLDARMGGEVARIYAVNPTDPGDIRFYEKSLYDDEETEALPCTAAAIVYSGFAIASLIGNLVKRLATGEDLPREILFDLKTLTLLTSSNERC
- a CDS encoding MoaD/ThiS family protein, with amino-acid sequence MTTGLLEKEQTVAVKVVMMGKNVTTFVGKNPLSLGELLQEVGTNGNTEVRVNGVAVDKSHPLASGDMVLIVPKIRGG
- a CDS encoding cytochrome c; the encoded protein is MGGGITREGTWVGPGAFLFISFLMAAQGSAGVIDERQALMRAIGDDLQAIWDGLARGDGGAVEQGATRIAVQAACLSTLFPPDSFHPPSRAQPAIREEFHAFEDLALKLKKAAEGLAASARHGTLAEVQPHLTRLVRTCRQCHRSYIEPY